A genomic region of Macaca mulatta isolate MMU2019108-1 chromosome 5, T2T-MMU8v2.0, whole genome shotgun sequence contains the following coding sequences:
- the TRAM1L1 gene encoding translocating chain-associated membrane protein 1-like 1 — translation MGLRKKSTRNPPVLSQEFILQNHADIVSCVGMFFLLGLVFEGTAEASIVFLTLQHSVAVPAAEEPTTGSKSLYYYGVKDLATVFFYMLVAIIIHATIQEYVLDKINKRMQFTKAKQNKFNESGQFSVFYFFSCIWGTFILISENCLSDPTLIWRAHPHCMMTFQMKFFYISQLAYWFHALPELYFQKIRKQDIPRQLVYIGLHLFHITGAYLLYLNHLGLLLLVLHYFVELLSHMCGLFYFSDEKYQKGISLWAIVFILGRLMTLIVSVLTVGFHLAGSQNQNPDAITGNVNVLAAKIAVLSSSCTIQAYVTWNLITLRLQRWIEDSNIQASCMKKKRSRSSKKRTENGVGMETSNRVDCLPKRKEKSS, via the coding sequence ATGGGGCTCCGTAAGAAGAGCACCAGGAACCCCCCCGTTCTGAGCCAGGAATTCATCCTGCAGAATCATGCGGACATCGTCTCCTGCGTGGGGATGTTCTTCCTGCTGGGGCTTGTGTTCGAGGGAACAGCAGAAGCATCCATCGTGTTTCTCACTCTTCAACACAGTGTTGCTGTCCCTGCAGCAGAGGAACCAACCACGGGATCAAAGTCCCTCTATTATTATGGTGTCAAAGATTTGGCCACGGTTTTCTTCTACATGCTGGTGGCAATCATTATTCATGCCACAATTCAGGAATATGTGTTGGATAAAATTAACAAGAGAATGCAGTTCACCAAAGCGAAACAAAACAAGTTTAATGAATCTGGTCAGTTTAGTgtgttctactttttttcttgtatttggggcacattcattttaatttctgaaaactgCCTGTCAGACCCAACTCTCATATGGAGGGCTCATCCCCATTGCATGATGACATTTCAAATGAAGTTTTTCTACATATCCCAGTTGGCTTACTGGTTTCATGCTCTTCCTGAGCTCTACTTCCAGAAAATCAGAAAACAGGACATCCCTCGTCAACTTGTCTACATTGGTCTTCACCTCTTTCACATTACTGGAGCTTATCTGTTGTACTTGAATCATTTGGGACTTCTTCTTTTGGTACTGCATTATTTTGTTGAATTACTTTCCCACATGTGCGGCCTGTTTTACTTTAGTGATGAAAAGTACCAGAAAGGCATATCTCTGTGGGCCATTGTGTTTATCTTGGGTAGACTTATGACTTTAATTGTTTCCGTACTCACTGTTGGGTTTCACCTGGCTGGATCGCAGAATCAGAATCCTGATGCCATTACTGGAAATGTAAATGTGTTGGCAGCTAAAATTGCTGTTCTGTCGTCCAGTTGCACGATCCAAGCCTATGTAACATGGAACTTAATTACTCTCCGGCTTCAGAGGTGGATAGAAGATTCTAATATTCAGGCCTCATGTATGAAGAAGAAACGGTCAAGATCTtctaaaaaaagaacagaaaacggAGTGGGAATGGAAACTTCAAATAGAGTAGACTGTCTgccaaagaggaaagagaaatctTCATAA